A single window of Priestia filamentosa DNA harbors:
- a CDS encoding peptidoglycan D,D-transpeptidase FtsI family protein encodes MKRKKGRKRTHITTRVNLLFFVVFLLFAILILRLGLVQIVQGEEYKREAEAEQDSTVSNPAPRGKIYDRYHRSIVDNKPVNTITYTRVKNDPEQSLKVAKKLAKLIDKPTDKVTDRDMKDYWILIHPNKAKRLVPQSEIEKKELSDKKVYSLQLDRITKKELGTISAGEKEVIAIKREMDSGYKMTPQYIKNEGVTAKEYARVSENLADLPGVNTTTYWNRNYVYDGLLRSLIGNITRDDEGLPKEQLDYYLTRDYGRNDQVGKSYLESRYEELLHGQKEQVEYINNSAGDILDTELIKEGQRGRDLVLTIDMELQKVVEESLTSHLKAQHNGANPYLDRAFAIAMDPRTGDILALGGKRYQTNEETGKEELTDYALGNLVSSYNMGSTVKGATILAGLDSGAIGPGTIINDQPVKIKGTKEKSSYTNMGPIGIGTALERSSNVYMFKTVMKMAHANYVYDHSINIPKSTFDQLRNYYAQFGLGVETGLDLQNEFTGYQGSKYSPGFALDLGIGQYDTYTPLQLVQYVSTIANDGYRVRPQLLKEVRESTVDEDQEGKILYESEPEILNRISMKQEYIDVVQNGFRRVMVGAKGTAASTFRNATYNPAGKTGTAESFYTEGKRSKGTEPPSVENHTLVGYAPYDNPEIAFAVVVPYANGNKVGAMSQQIGKDVLDSYFEKKKQGEKDQEENLNAEGGVQALNSED; translated from the coding sequence ATGAAAAGAAAAAAAGGCAGAAAAAGAACGCACATTACAACGCGCGTTAATCTTCTTTTTTTTGTTGTTTTTCTCCTTTTTGCCATTTTGATTTTGAGACTTGGTCTCGTTCAAATTGTTCAAGGAGAAGAATATAAACGAGAAGCAGAAGCAGAACAAGACTCGACAGTAAGCAATCCTGCTCCGCGTGGGAAAATTTATGATCGGTACCATCGCTCTATTGTCGATAACAAACCCGTTAATACAATTACATATACGCGTGTTAAAAATGATCCAGAGCAGTCGTTGAAAGTAGCGAAGAAGCTAGCAAAACTGATTGACAAGCCAACAGACAAAGTAACGGATCGCGATATGAAAGATTATTGGATTTTAATTCATCCAAACAAAGCGAAAAGATTAGTGCCGCAAAGCGAAATTGAGAAAAAAGAGCTGTCAGATAAAAAGGTCTATAGCCTGCAGCTTGATCGCATTACGAAAAAAGAGTTAGGAACGATTTCAGCCGGGGAAAAAGAAGTTATTGCGATTAAACGGGAGATGGACAGCGGCTATAAAATGACGCCTCAATATATTAAGAATGAAGGAGTAACAGCTAAAGAATATGCTCGCGTTAGTGAAAATTTAGCCGATCTTCCAGGAGTAAATACTACAACATACTGGAATCGTAACTATGTTTATGACGGTTTACTACGCTCGTTAATAGGCAACATTACAAGGGATGATGAAGGATTACCAAAAGAGCAACTAGATTATTATTTAACCCGTGACTATGGCCGTAATGATCAAGTCGGAAAAAGCTACCTTGAATCGCGCTACGAAGAACTTCTTCACGGCCAAAAAGAGCAAGTGGAGTATATTAATAATAGTGCAGGGGATATATTAGATACGGAGTTAATTAAAGAGGGTCAGCGTGGTCGTGATCTTGTATTAACAATTGATATGGAATTACAGAAAGTGGTTGAGGAAAGTTTAACTAGTCATCTTAAAGCTCAGCATAATGGGGCAAATCCGTATTTGGACCGTGCTTTTGCTATTGCAATGGACCCACGTACAGGAGATATTTTAGCACTAGGCGGGAAACGTTATCAAACAAATGAAGAAACAGGTAAAGAAGAGTTAACAGACTATGCGCTTGGAAATCTTGTTTCCTCTTATAACATGGGATCAACAGTCAAAGGAGCGACAATTTTAGCTGGTTTAGATTCAGGGGCGATTGGACCTGGAACCATTATTAATGACCAACCCGTTAAAATCAAAGGGACAAAAGAAAAGAGTTCTTATACTAACATGGGACCAATAGGAATTGGGACAGCTTTAGAGAGGTCTTCAAACGTTTATATGTTCAAAACTGTGATGAAAATGGCCCATGCTAACTATGTTTATGATCATTCTATTAATATTCCAAAATCAACATTTGATCAACTACGAAATTATTATGCACAGTTTGGCTTAGGTGTTGAAACAGGACTTGACCTGCAAAATGAATTTACAGGATATCAAGGTTCAAAATATAGCCCAGGTTTTGCGCTTGATTTAGGAATTGGCCAGTATGATACATATACACCACTGCAGCTTGTTCAGTATGTATCAACAATCGCAAATGATGGTTATCGTGTTAGACCACAACTTTTAAAAGAAGTACGTGAATCAACAGTTGATGAGGATCAGGAAGGCAAGATTCTTTATGAATCAGAACCGGAAATTCTAAATCGTATTTCAATGAAGCAAGAATATATTGATGTTGTACAAAACGGTTTCCGTCGTGTTATGGTAGGTGCTAAAGGAACAGCAGCCTCAACATTTAGAAATGCTACGTATAATCCGGCTGGAAAAACAGGAACAGCTGAGTCATTTTATACAGAAGGAAAAAGATCCAAAGGAACTGAACCTCCTTCAGTAGAGAATCATACGTTAGTTGGTTATGCGCCATATGACAATCCTGAAATTGCCTTTGCTGTCGTTGTACCCTATGCCAACGGTAATAAAGTAGGTGCAATGAGCCAACAAATCGGTAAAGATGTTCTTGACTCTTATTTCGAAAAGAAAAAACAAGGAGAAAAAGACCAAGAAGAAAACTTAAATGCAGAAGGCGGCGTTCAAGCTCTAAACAGTGAAGACTAA
- a CDS encoding peptidoglycan D,D-transpeptidase FtsI family protein yields MKKKRRKSQLSTRINLLFCIVFFLFAVLILRLGLVQIVRGEEYKREAEEIQDVSVENPVPRGKIYDSSYRSIVDNVPLEAITYTRFEDDPEKTLSVARKLAKMIDKPIEDVTERDKKDYWILTNKKKAEAKVPQEEIEKKELSDKEAYELQLKRITEKDLSSLSKQDEEIIAIKIAMDDGYKQTPQVIKGEGVTKEEYARVSENLADLPGVNTTVLWERSYVYDDLLRSLLGNITSEGEGLPEEKLQHFLVREYSRSDRVGKSYLEARYEETLNGEKERVEYINNEEGDIIGTESIQEGERGRDLVLTIDMELQKAVEESLTRNLKTYQGEPYLDRAFAIMMNPKTGDILAMGGKRFEKNENEKEEIKDFALGNLVSSYGMGSTVKGATILAGLDSGAITPNTMFLDEPLYIASTPKKGSYSNNLGTLGINGALAKSSNVYMFKTVIEMAGTKYIRNGSLQIGPKTFEQLRNYYGQFGLGVETGLDLQNEFTGYKGSEFNPGLALDLSIGQYDTYTPLQLVQYVSTIANDGYRVRPQLVKEIREATIEEDKRGKVLHATEPEILNRISMKDEYIDIVQRGFRSVMTTGTAKQFASKSYKPAGKTGTAQSLYTEGEGPNVETYNVTLVGYAPYDNPEVAFAVVVPYAISSDNPMSKNIGMDILDAYFEQNEDKEDAQ; encoded by the coding sequence ATGAAAAAGAAGAGAAGAAAATCTCAACTTTCAACGAGAATCAACTTATTGTTTTGTATTGTCTTTTTTCTTTTTGCTGTACTTATTTTAAGGCTTGGACTTGTTCAAATTGTAAGAGGAGAAGAGTACAAACGCGAAGCGGAAGAAATACAGGACGTGTCTGTTGAAAACCCCGTTCCTCGCGGAAAGATTTATGATAGCAGCTATAGATCAATTGTTGATAACGTTCCGCTTGAGGCTATTACGTATACTCGATTTGAGGATGATCCGGAAAAAACACTTTCAGTAGCTAGAAAACTAGCAAAAATGATTGATAAACCAATCGAAGATGTTACGGAACGTGATAAAAAAGATTATTGGATTTTAACGAATAAAAAGAAAGCAGAAGCAAAAGTACCACAAGAAGAGATTGAAAAGAAAGAATTATCAGATAAAGAGGCTTATGAGCTGCAGCTCAAACGTATTACAGAGAAAGATTTATCTTCACTTTCTAAGCAAGATGAGGAGATTATTGCAATAAAAATTGCAATGGATGACGGTTATAAACAAACTCCTCAAGTTATTAAAGGGGAAGGTGTTACAAAAGAGGAATATGCCCGCGTTAGTGAGAACCTAGCCGATCTTCCAGGTGTTAATACAACAGTCCTTTGGGAAAGAAGCTATGTTTATGATGACCTTTTGCGTTCTCTTCTAGGAAACATCACCTCTGAAGGAGAAGGATTGCCAGAAGAGAAGCTTCAGCACTTTCTCGTACGAGAATATAGCAGAAGTGATAGAGTTGGAAAAAGTTATCTTGAAGCTCGCTATGAAGAAACGCTAAATGGAGAAAAAGAGCGTGTTGAATATATTAACAACGAAGAGGGGGACATTATTGGTACAGAGTCAATTCAAGAAGGTGAGCGAGGACGCGATCTTGTTTTAACAATTGATATGGAGCTTCAAAAAGCAGTCGAAGAATCGCTAACAAGAAATTTAAAAACGTATCAAGGTGAACCATATCTTGACCGAGCATTTGCGATTATGATGAACCCAAAAACAGGTGATATTCTAGCAATGGGTGGAAAGCGATTTGAAAAAAATGAAAACGAAAAAGAAGAAATTAAAGATTTTGCACTTGGGAACCTAGTTTCTTCATATGGTATGGGATCAACTGTAAAAGGAGCAACAATTCTAGCGGGTCTTGATTCAGGAGCAATTACTCCAAATACCATGTTTTTAGATGAGCCACTTTACATTGCAAGCACGCCAAAGAAAGGATCATATAGCAATAACCTGGGAACTCTTGGTATCAATGGAGCTCTTGCGAAGTCATCAAACGTATATATGTTCAAAACAGTTATTGAAATGGCTGGAACAAAGTATATTCGAAACGGCTCACTGCAAATCGGTCCTAAAACATTTGAACAACTTCGTAATTATTATGGCCAGTTCGGTTTAGGAGTTGAAACAGGGTTGGATTTACAAAATGAATTTACAGGCTATAAAGGGTCGGAGTTCAACCCAGGTTTGGCACTTGACTTATCGATTGGCCAGTATGATACGTATACTCCGTTACAACTTGTTCAGTACGTCTCAACGATTGCAAACGACGGCTACCGCGTTCGTCCACAGCTTGTGAAAGAAATTCGAGAGGCAACTATTGAAGAAGATAAGCGGGGGAAAGTTTTACACGCTACAGAACCTGAGATTTTAAACCGCATTTCAATGAAAGATGAATACATTGATATTGTGCAACGCGGTTTTAGAAGCGTGATGACAACGGGAACAGCTAAACAATTTGCAAGTAAATCATACAAACCTGCTGGTAAGACAGGAACAGCTCAGTCTCTTTACACAGAAGGAGAAGGCCCAAATGTAGAAACCTACAATGTTACACTTGTTGGCTATGCTCCATATGATAATCCTGAAGTAGCCTTTGCCGTTGTTGTGCCATATGCCATAAGTTCAGATAATCCAATGTCAAAAAATATTGGAATGGATATTCTGGATGCTTATTTTGAACAAAACGAAGATAAAGAAGATGCTCAATAA
- a CDS encoding phosphate ABC transporter substrate-binding protein encodes MKSFKRLTFMMMLSLVVIIAAACGNNSAKEDGEGNSGSGEGSGELSGSITVSGSSAMQPLVAAAAEQFMNENPDVDVQVQAGGSGTGLSQVSEGSVDIGNSDVFAEEKEGIPADELVDHKVAVVGMTAAVNPEVGIKDISKEDLKKVFTGEIKNWKELGGKDQKIVLVNRPDSSGTRDTFVKYGLDGETPAEGVTEDSSNTVKKIISETEGAVGYLAFSYFTDDTVTPLSVDGVKATDENVQKGEFPIWAYQHSYTKGEADGVAKEFLDYMMSEEFQKSVLKDQGYIPAIDMKVERDAEGKQTDK; translated from the coding sequence ATGAAAAGCTTCAAGCGTCTCACATTTATGATGATGCTATCGTTAGTAGTAATCATCGCTGCAGCCTGTGGGAATAACAGTGCAAAAGAAGACGGTGAAGGAAATAGTGGTTCAGGAGAGGGCTCAGGAGAACTTTCTGGATCAATCACAGTTTCTGGCTCAAGTGCAATGCAACCTTTAGTAGCTGCTGCTGCTGAACAGTTTATGAATGAAAATCCAGATGTTGACGTACAAGTACAAGCTGGTGGTTCGGGTACAGGACTTAGCCAAGTTTCTGAAGGTTCTGTAGACATTGGAAACTCTGATGTATTTGCAGAAGAAAAAGAAGGTATTCCAGCAGACGAGCTTGTTGACCATAAAGTAGCCGTTGTTGGTATGACAGCTGCTGTAAACCCTGAAGTAGGCATTAAAGATATTTCTAAAGAAGATCTTAAAAAAGTATTCACTGGTGAAATTAAAAACTGGAAAGAACTTGGTGGTAAAGACCAAAAAATCGTTCTTGTAAACCGTCCAGATTCTTCTGGTACTCGTGATACTTTTGTAAAATATGGTTTAGATGGTGAAACACCTGCAGAAGGCGTAACAGAAGACTCTTCAAACACAGTTAAAAAAATTATCTCTGAAACTGAAGGTGCTGTAGGATATCTAGCGTTCTCATATTTCACTGATGATACAGTAACACCACTTTCAGTTGATGGTGTTAAAGCAACAGATGAGAATGTTCAAAAAGGGGAATTCCCAATCTGGGCTTACCAACATTCTTACACTAAAGGCGAAGCTGATGGTGTAGCTAAAGAATTTTTAGACTACATGATGAGTGAAGAATTCCAAAAATCTGTTCTTAAAGACCAAGGTTACATTCCAGCGATCGATATGAAAGTTGAGCGTGACGCAGAAGGTAAACAAACAGATAAATAA
- the pstC gene encoding phosphate ABC transporter permease subunit PstC produces MENKMSLTARERLITSKKNKHKDETRGKWLVRICALIMIAATVAITIFLTVKGLQSFIKNGVSPIEFLTSTDWNPKNGEFGAVPFIFGSFAVTFLSAIIAAPLGIGGAIFMTEIAPSWGRKILQPVIELLVGIPSVVYGFIGLTILVPYIRGNFGGIGFSLLTGTIVLSIMILPTVTTIATDAMSSLPKSLRDGSYALGATRWQTIRKVLIPAALPSLLTAIVLGMARAFGEALAVQMVIGNTRNLPETLLDPSATLTTIITLNMGHTTYGSIENNTLWSMGLILLVMSFAFILVIRYLSARRKM; encoded by the coding sequence ATGGAAAATAAAATGAGTTTAACAGCTAGGGAGCGTCTCATCACTTCAAAGAAAAATAAACATAAGGATGAAACGCGTGGGAAATGGTTGGTAAGAATTTGTGCATTAATCATGATTGCTGCAACAGTAGCAATTACAATATTCCTAACAGTAAAGGGGTTACAATCCTTCATTAAAAATGGTGTAAGCCCAATTGAATTTTTAACCAGTACAGATTGGAATCCAAAAAATGGAGAATTTGGTGCGGTACCGTTTATTTTCGGCTCATTTGCTGTAACATTTTTATCGGCAATTATTGCAGCTCCACTTGGCATTGGAGGAGCTATTTTTATGACGGAGATTGCACCTTCATGGGGACGAAAAATTTTGCAGCCGGTTATTGAGCTGCTGGTTGGTATTCCGTCCGTTGTTTATGGATTCATAGGTCTTACAATACTTGTTCCGTATATCCGCGGAAATTTTGGAGGCATTGGCTTCAGTTTACTAACAGGAACAATTGTTTTATCAATTATGATTCTTCCAACGGTTACAACTATTGCAACAGATGCAATGAGTTCATTACCGAAAAGTCTTCGTGATGGCTCTTATGCGCTTGGGGCTACTCGTTGGCAAACGATTCGAAAAGTATTAATTCCTGCAGCTCTTCCATCACTTTTAACAGCAATCGTTCTTGGGATGGCTCGTGCATTTGGAGAAGCATTAGCAGTTCAGATGGTAATCGGAAATACAAGAAATCTTCCAGAAACGCTTCTAGACCCGTCAGCAACATTAACAACGATTATTACGCTTAACATGGGACATACAACATACGGAAGTATTGAAAATAATACGCTATGGTCAATGGGACTTATCCTTTTGGTTATGTCATTTGCTTTCATTCTTGTTATTCGCTATCTATCTGCTAGGAGGAAAATGTAA
- the pstA gene encoding phosphate ABC transporter permease PstA — translation MNSKKWDKIATGVFIIIAGIIVSLLVALFSYIIVNGFKQLSFDFITNPSSAVMAGGGIRDQLFNSLYILVITMVITVPLGIGGGIYMAEYAKPGKVTDFIRTCIEVLASLPSIVIGMFGLLMFVNLTGWGYTIIGGALALTVFNLPVMVRVSEDAIRSVPRDQKEASLALGITHWHTIKTVLLPTAFPSILTGAILASGRVFGEAAALLFTAGLSTPRLDYANLNPFSETSPLNIFRPAETLAVHIWSVNTQGLIPDVSEIANGSSAVLVLAVLVFNLLARFIGSIIHKKLTASK, via the coding sequence ATGAACAGTAAGAAGTGGGATAAAATTGCGACAGGAGTATTTATCATCATCGCAGGGATTATCGTGTCGCTGCTTGTGGCATTATTTTCTTATATTATTGTTAACGGATTTAAACAGCTTTCATTTGATTTTATAACAAATCCATCAAGTGCAGTTATGGCAGGCGGTGGAATAAGAGATCAGCTTTTTAATTCTCTATATATTCTCGTCATCACAATGGTTATCACAGTTCCGCTTGGAATTGGTGGCGGAATTTATATGGCTGAATACGCAAAACCAGGAAAAGTAACAGATTTTATTCGTACTTGTATTGAAGTTTTAGCTTCACTTCCATCTATTGTTATTGGAATGTTTGGTTTATTAATGTTTGTTAACCTAACAGGCTGGGGTTACACGATTATTGGCGGAGCTCTAGCTCTTACTGTATTTAACTTACCTGTTATGGTACGTGTGAGTGAAGATGCTATTCGCTCTGTACCAAGAGATCAAAAAGAAGCAAGTCTTGCATTAGGAATTACACATTGGCATACGATTAAAACGGTTCTACTGCCAACAGCATTCCCATCTATTTTGACGGGAGCTATCTTAGCATCTGGACGTGTCTTTGGGGAAGCAGCAGCGCTTCTTTTCACTGCAGGGCTTTCAACACCTCGTCTTGATTATGCAAACCTTAATCCGTTTTCTGAAACATCACCATTAAATATCTTCCGTCCAGCTGAGACATTAGCTGTACACATTTGGTCTGTAAATACACAAGGACTTATTCCTGACGTGAGCGAGATTGCGAATGGTTCTTCAGCAGTACTTGTATTGGCAGTTCTTGTGTTCAACTTATTAGCACGTTTCATTGGAAGTATTATTCATAAAAAACTAACAGCTTCAAAATAA
- the pstB gene encoding phosphate ABC transporter ATP-binding protein PstB has translation MVNIASLKQRDKNEGIAERIEEKDVSLSVEDLSIYYGQNQAVKGISFEIEKNKVTALIGPSGCGKSTFLRSVNRMNDLIPIARSEGKIMYEDINILGKDINVVSLRKEIGMVFQKPNPFPKSIYNNITHALKYSGIKGKKNLDSVVEESLRKAALWDEVKDRLHESALSLSGGQQQRLCIARTLAMKPRILLLDEPSSALDPISNAKIEELIVNLKKEYTIVIVTHNMQQASRISDKTAFFLNGDLVEYAETDKIFTNPSVKKTEEYISGRFG, from the coding sequence ATGGTCAATATCGCCAGCTTAAAACAAAGAGATAAAAATGAAGGTATAGCTGAACGAATTGAAGAAAAAGATGTATCGTTATCTGTTGAAGATTTAAGCATTTATTATGGACAGAACCAGGCGGTAAAAGGAATTTCTTTTGAAATTGAGAAAAATAAAGTAACAGCGCTTATTGGTCCGTCAGGATGTGGAAAATCCACATTTCTCCGCAGTGTTAATCGAATGAATGATTTAATTCCAATTGCTAGAAGCGAAGGAAAGATCATGTATGAAGACATTAACATTTTAGGGAAAGATATTAATGTTGTTTCTTTACGAAAAGAAATTGGGATGGTATTTCAAAAGCCAAATCCGTTTCCAAAATCTATTTATAACAATATTACACATGCCTTAAAGTACAGCGGTATAAAAGGGAAGAAAAATTTAGATAGCGTTGTAGAAGAAAGCTTACGAAAAGCAGCTCTATGGGATGAAGTAAAAGATCGTCTTCATGAGTCAGCTCTATCTCTTTCAGGAGGACAGCAACAGCGCTTATGTATTGCCCGTACGCTTGCTATGAAACCGAGAATTCTTTTGCTTGATGAACCATCTTCAGCTCTTGATCCTATTTCAAATGCTAAGATTGAAGAGCTTATCGTCAATTTGAAGAAAGAATATACGATTGTCATTGTTACTCATAACATGCAGCAAGCTTCTCGTATTTCTGATAAAACTGCCTTTTTCTTAAATGGAGATTTAGTAGAGTATGCAGAAACCGATAAAATCTTTACAAATCCATCTGTAAAGAAAACGGAAGAATATATTTCTGGACGTTTTGGATAA
- the pstB gene encoding phosphate ABC transporter ATP-binding protein PstB: MSAVATTKTVFNMNDLNLWYGEHHALKNLNFSIYDHEVTAIIGPSGCGKSTFIKTLNLMNKTVPGVKMSGEINYNNQNILNSKVDLVELRKNVGMVFQKGNPFPQSIYDNVAYGPRVHGTKKKQVLDEIVEKSLKDVALWDEVKDRLKAPALGLSGGQQQRLCIARALATKPEVVLMDEPTSALDPISTLKIEELVLELKKQYTIVMVTHNMQQAARVSDKTAFFLMGELVEINDTEQVFSNPTDQRTEDYITGRFG; encoded by the coding sequence ATGTCTGCTGTCGCAACAACGAAAACAGTATTTAATATGAACGATTTAAATCTATGGTATGGAGAACACCATGCATTAAAAAATTTAAATTTCTCAATTTATGATCATGAAGTGACGGCTATTATCGGACCTTCAGGATGTGGAAAGTCAACGTTTATTAAGACACTTAATCTTATGAATAAAACAGTGCCAGGCGTAAAAATGTCGGGTGAAATTAATTATAATAACCAAAACATTTTAAACTCTAAAGTCGATTTAGTAGAGCTTCGTAAAAATGTAGGAATGGTATTTCAAAAAGGTAATCCATTTCCACAATCTATTTATGACAATGTTGCTTATGGACCAAGAGTTCATGGAACAAAGAAGAAGCAAGTATTAGATGAAATTGTAGAAAAAAGTTTAAAAGATGTAGCGCTTTGGGACGAAGTAAAAGACCGTTTGAAAGCTCCAGCACTAGGTTTATCAGGAGGACAGCAGCAACGTTTATGTATTGCAAGAGCGTTAGCTACAAAACCTGAAGTTGTATTGATGGATGAGCCTACATCTGCTCTTGATCCTATTTCTACACTAAAGATTGAAGAGCTTGTATTAGAACTTAAAAAGCAGTACACAATTGTAATGGTAACTCATAACATGCAGCAAGCAGCACGTGTTTCTGATAAGACTGCCTTCTTCCTAATGGGAGAGCTTGTAGAAATTAATGATACAGAACAAGTTTTTTCTAATCCTACAGATCAACGCACAGAGGACTACATCACAGGACGCTTCGGGTAA
- the phoU gene encoding phosphate signaling complex protein PhoU: MRKMFDVELDSLREKLFYMVEQAQHSLKMAVSSLQQQDENLARKVIEEAPKIDELEYEINNDAIQLLAKQSPVASDLRRIVIAIKVSSDLERIGDLSENIARISLRIGDKQLVKPIEEIPKMAEVVQEMLLSSFKAFDAEDVRLAKDVAEKDDLVDAYYGNLVDELTILMTTHQQDIHQLTQLQFVCRHIERIGDHITNICENIVYLVTGKMYELN; the protein is encoded by the coding sequence ATGCGAAAGATGTTTGACGTAGAATTAGACAGTTTGAGAGAGAAACTGTTCTATATGGTTGAACAAGCGCAACACAGCCTTAAAATGGCTGTTTCCTCATTACAACAACAAGACGAAAACCTTGCTAGAAAAGTAATTGAAGAAGCTCCAAAAATTGATGAGTTAGAATATGAAATTAATAATGATGCAATCCAGCTTTTAGCAAAGCAATCTCCTGTTGCTTCTGATTTACGTCGTATTGTTATAGCTATTAAAGTTTCCTCAGACCTCGAGAGGATTGGAGATTTGTCTGAGAATATTGCTCGTATTAGTTTGAGGATAGGAGATAAGCAACTTGTGAAGCCAATTGAGGAAATTCCAAAGATGGCTGAAGTTGTACAAGAGATGCTTCTTTCTTCTTTCAAAGCTTTTGACGCAGAAGATGTAAGGCTCGCTAAAGATGTAGCAGAGAAGGATGATCTCGTTGATGCGTACTATGGCAATCTTGTTGATGAGCTTACAATACTTATGACGACCCATCAACAGGATATTCATCAGCTAACGCAGCTTCAATTTGTTTGTCGTCATATTGAACGAATTGGAGATCATATTACAAATATTTGTGAAAATATTGTTTATCTTGTTACAGGAAAAATGTATGAGTTAAATTGA
- a CDS encoding methyl-accepting chemotaxis protein gives MAENWRTGVTSIHAVSKNIHYESDRFLTSIQEVRSGSEEISATFQDLSEGANIQAFSAARVMETMQAFSEEMDSATKEVEHLVLAFQYIRDITNKGNKSMEDSVQEMSSIYNIVQLCYKEIQSLDKSSEQITQLTDFIKEIAEQTNLLALNAAIEAARAGEYGKGFSVVAEEVRKLSQQIESALGDITGITTEIQTKAKDVLQGLEFGYETVEKGTTLIEATGQGFQHINERMEKGIITIEKISRSIYHLKEQNVHVKSTFDQVALSSDKMTNRTSQTLQSVQVQDSEIETILKRIENLSNNADDLAFLVEKFNLMKDKKEE, from the coding sequence ATGGCAGAAAATTGGAGGACTGGTGTAACTTCTATTCATGCTGTTTCTAAAAACATTCATTATGAAAGTGACCGTTTCTTAACATCTATACAAGAAGTAAGAAGCGGCAGTGAAGAAATATCCGCAACATTTCAAGACCTTTCAGAGGGAGCCAATATACAAGCTTTCTCGGCAGCCCGAGTAATGGAGACGATGCAAGCATTTAGCGAAGAGATGGATTCCGCTACCAAGGAAGTAGAACATCTTGTTCTTGCCTTTCAATACATAAGAGATATTACGAATAAAGGGAATAAATCCATGGAGGATTCTGTTCAAGAAATGTCTTCTATCTATAATATTGTTCAACTTTGTTACAAAGAAATCCAATCTCTAGATAAAAGCTCAGAGCAAATTACTCAACTTACTGATTTCATTAAAGAAATTGCAGAGCAAACAAACCTGCTTGCCTTAAATGCGGCGATTGAAGCAGCTCGAGCAGGAGAGTATGGAAAAGGGTTTAGCGTCGTAGCTGAAGAAGTGAGAAAACTATCACAGCAAATTGAAAGTGCATTAGGAGATATAACAGGAATTACAACTGAAATTCAAACTAAAGCAAAGGATGTTTTACAGGGGCTAGAATTTGGCTATGAAACGGTTGAAAAAGGAACAACCCTTATTGAAGCAACAGGACAAGGATTTCAACATATTAACGAGAGAATGGAAAAAGGTATTATAACTATTGAAAAGATTTCGCGTTCTATCTATCATCTAAAAGAGCAAAATGTCCATGTTAAAAGTACTTTTGACCAAGTTGCACTAAGCTCGGATAAAATGACAAATCGAACGTCCCAGACGTTACAATCTGTCCAAGTTCAGGACAGTGAAATTGAAACTATATTAAAAAGGATTGAAAACTTATCAAATAATGCTGATGACTTAGCTTTTCTTGTCGAAAAGTTTAATCTAATGAAAGATAAAAAAGAAGAATAG
- the rpmG gene encoding 50S ribosomal protein L33 yields the protein MRVQVTLACTETGDRNYITTKNKRNNPDRLELKKYSPRLKKVTLHRETK from the coding sequence ATGCGTGTACAAGTAACTTTAGCTTGCACTGAAACTGGTGACCGTAACTACATCACTACTAAAAATAAACGTAACAATCCAGATCGCCTTGAGCTTAAAAAATATAGCCCAAGACTTAAAAAAGTAACATTACATCGTGAGACTAAGTAA